AGGGCTACGAGCAGGCCCAGACGGCAAGATCTGGGTCCCTGCCCAACGTACACAGGACGGCTCCCGTTCCGGCACCGGCCACTGGGAAACCCCCATTGGTGAGAAGTCCTCTCCCAAGGACCGGACCAGCCAGGTCCTTCAGTACATGCGCGCCGAACTCGGCGTGAAGTGACTTCCACGGTTCTCCCGTGAAGCGGTCGCGCCCGTCTGCGCGGTTTTCACCCTCTATGCCCGTACGGGGCCTAAACGGAAAGTGAGGTGCCGCCTTGGGCGACACGAACAACACCGCACCAGCGGGAGAATCCACCGAGCCCCTGCCCCAGCCCGAGCCGAAGGGCATTCGTCCCGCCTGCCACGCAGGAGGACCTTGACCGGATCGTGGGCCAGCGTCTGGCTCGTGAACGCGACAAGTACGCGGACTACGAGGAACTGAAGGCCAAGGCTGAACAGTTCACGAAGCTCGAGGAAGCGAACAAGACCGAACTGCAGAAGGCTACCGAGCGGGCTGAACAGCTCGCCAAGGAGAACGCCACTCTTCAGGCGACCGCACTGCGCGCCTCTGTGGCAGCCGCTAAGGGCGTCCCGGAGAACCTTCTGAGCGGTGGAACCAGGGAAGAGATTGAAGCCGCCGCTGACGCGCTTCTGGCCTTCCGTGGGACCAAGCAGACCGCACCTGTCGTCCCCGCCCAGGGGAAGACCCCATCCAAGATCACCGACGACCCGACCCGGGAGACGGCTCGGAAGCTCTTCGGCAACAACTAACCCCACCTGGAGGTAAATCATGGCCGTTTTCACGACCACCGACGCCAAGGTGATGCTCCCCAAGAACATCGCTGACGGCATTGTCACGGAAGCCCGTACGGGCTCGACCGTTGGCCAGCTCTCCGCCCGCGAACCTCAGCGGTTCGGCGAGACGGAGTACATCATCTTCAACGACTTCCCGAAGGCGGAGTTCGTGGAGGAGGGAGCCCAGAAGGGTTCCACCACGGGCGGCTTCACCTCCGTGAAATCCACCCCGAAGAAGGCGCAGGTCACTCTCCGTTTCAATCAGGAAGTCCAGTGGGCAGACGAGGATTACCAGCTTGGCATCCTGTCCGAGCTGGCCACTGCGGGCAGTAAGGCACTGTCCCGAGGTCTTGATCTGGGCCTGTACCACCGCATCAACCCGCTCACGGGCACCGTGATCTCGAGCTGGTCGAACTACCTGAACGCCACCACGAAGCGCGTGGAGATCACCGCGTCCTCGGAGGCAGATCAGGACATTCGTGCCGCTGTCGGTCTGCTGGTGAACTCCCCGACTAACTGGGGTGTCAACGGCATCGCCCTCGACCCGAAGATGGCCTGGGCCCTGGCGAACTTGCAGAGCAAGAACGCCG
This region of Arthrobacter woluwensis genomic DNA includes:
- a CDS encoding phage major capsid family protein; the protein is MAVFTTTDAKVMLPKNIADGIVTEARTGSTVGQLSAREPQRFGETEYIIFNDFPKAEFVEEGAQKGSTTGGFTSVKSTPKKAQVTLRFNQEVQWADEDYQLGILSELATAGSKALSRGLDLGLYHRINPLTGTVISSWSNYLNATTKRVEITASSEADQDIRAAVGLLVNSPTNWGVNGIALDPKMAWALANLQSKNADGSPSGVQRYPNLGFGTNVTDFLGVPAATGNTVSGTPEAADTKLRAIVGDFQNGIRWGVQRELPVELIRYGDPDGQGDLMRNNQIALRLEIVYGWYVFTDRFAVVEDKVTP
- a CDS encoding capsid assembly scaffolding protein Gp46 family protein, with translation MPPWATRTTPHQRENPPSPCPSPSRRAFVPPATQEDLDRIVGQRLARERDKYADYEELKAKAEQFTKLEEANKTELQKATERAEQLAKENATLQATALRASVAAAKGVPENLLSGGTREEIEAAADALLAFRGTKQTAPVVPAQGKTPSKITDDPTRETARKLFGNN